One Streptomyces sp. RPA4-2 genomic window carries:
- a CDS encoding helix-turn-helix transcriptional regulator, whose amino-acid sequence MNDDGELGDFLRSRRARLRPEDAGAAFSGGARRVPGLRREEVAHLAGVSTDYYARLEQGRHPHVSETVLEAVARALRLDDTERGYLFELARPREAGRHRSRPARAPRMRQPIHQVLDVLNDVSPAVVINHRSDVLGANDLAKALIADFDALPHRDRNLARFILLHPGARDLYQDWDRVAETFVASLRLASGRHPDDRLLNELVGELSIKVPEFSTWWAGHRVDQCAHGTQRLFHPVVGELTLSYETLALPADPDQSIVLYTTEPGSASAETLRLLASWTTPTNTHEAAPSQAPYG is encoded by the coding sequence ATGAACGACGACGGCGAACTGGGTGACTTCCTGCGCTCGCGGCGGGCCCGTCTGCGTCCCGAGGACGCGGGGGCGGCTTTCAGCGGCGGCGCGCGCCGGGTCCCGGGACTGCGCCGTGAAGAGGTCGCGCACCTGGCCGGGGTGAGCACGGACTACTACGCCCGTCTCGAACAGGGCCGGCACCCCCACGTCTCGGAGACGGTGCTGGAGGCGGTCGCCCGCGCGCTGCGCCTGGACGACACCGAACGCGGCTACCTCTTCGAACTCGCCCGACCCAGGGAAGCCGGACGCCACCGGAGCCGTCCCGCCCGCGCACCACGCATGCGGCAGCCGATCCACCAGGTGCTGGACGTCCTGAACGACGTCTCACCGGCCGTCGTCATCAACCACCGCAGCGACGTCCTGGGGGCTAACGATCTGGCCAAGGCGCTGATCGCCGACTTCGACGCACTGCCGCACCGCGACCGCAACCTCGCCCGATTCATCCTGCTCCACCCCGGCGCCCGTGACCTCTATCAGGACTGGGACCGGGTGGCGGAGACCTTCGTCGCCAGTCTGCGCCTGGCCTCCGGACGCCATCCCGACGACCGCCTGCTGAACGAACTCGTCGGGGAGCTGTCCATCAAGGTTCCCGAGTTCTCCACCTGGTGGGCCGGCCACCGCGTGGACCAGTGCGCCCACGGCACCCAACGCCTTTTTCACCCCGTGGTCGGCGAGCTCACCCTCTCCTACGAAACGCTGGCTCTGCCCGCCGACCCTGACCAGAGCATCGTGCTCTACACCACCGAACCCGGCTCCGCCTCCGCGGAAACACTCCGCCTGCTCGCCAGCTGGACCACACCGACGAACACACACGAGGCCGCCCCCTCCCAGGCACCGTACGGCTGA
- a CDS encoding MBL fold metallo-hydrolase codes for MTEFAPVPDFALGPDIPESGYVVQDLGGGAHFVTQGMINTMFVETKNGVVLVDASPFLGDKLLKAIESVTPKPVTHLIYSHAHADHIGAAHLLKRDGMKIISHEITGEFIKEVKNDDRRPLPTETFSGRRKEMDIDGVRFVLDYTGDWHQAGNLFIHLPELKLMGAMDSFTPKNAPFFRLYFSAHVPAYFDAMDQLLEYDYETIVTGHMALPGTPEDVATNREYIRDLRAAASEALRTVDMKEASAAAKVPANNKQAEIKVWMDAVTARAVELMPSWEKRLGGTDIFLTDNLNATAWSAFID; via the coding sequence ATGACCGAGTTCGCGCCTGTACCCGACTTCGCCCTGGGCCCGGACATCCCGGAGTCCGGGTACGTCGTCCAGGACCTGGGCGGCGGTGCCCACTTCGTCACCCAGGGGATGATCAACACGATGTTCGTGGAGACGAAGAACGGTGTCGTCCTCGTGGACGCCTCACCGTTCCTGGGGGACAAACTGCTGAAGGCGATCGAGTCGGTCACCCCCAAGCCGGTCACCCACCTGATCTACAGCCACGCGCACGCCGACCACATCGGGGCAGCTCACCTGCTGAAGCGGGACGGCATGAAGATCATCTCGCATGAGATCACCGGCGAGTTCATCAAGGAGGTCAAGAACGACGACCGGCGTCCCCTGCCCACCGAGACCTTCAGTGGCCGACGCAAGGAGATGGACATCGACGGGGTGCGGTTCGTCCTCGACTACACGGGAGACTGGCACCAGGCCGGCAACCTGTTCATCCACCTGCCGGAGCTGAAGCTCATGGGAGCGATGGACAGCTTCACTCCGAAGAACGCGCCGTTCTTCCGCCTGTACTTCTCCGCGCACGTGCCCGCGTACTTCGACGCCATGGACCAGTTGCTGGAGTACGACTACGAGACCATCGTCACCGGCCATATGGCCCTGCCCGGTACGCCCGAGGACGTGGCGACGAACCGGGAGTACATCCGGGACCTGCGCGCCGCCGCTTCCGAAGCACTGCGCACGGTCGACATGAAGGAAGCGTCGGCCGCCGCCAAGGTGCCGGCCAACAACAAGCAGGCGGAAATCAAGGTCTGGATGGATGCGGTCACCGCCCGCGCGGTCGAACTCATGCCGTCCTGGGAAAAGCGCCTGGGAGGAACCGACATCTTCCTCACCGACAACCTCAACGCCACCGCGTGGAGCGCCTTCATCGACTAG
- a CDS encoding TIGR03086 family metal-binding protein has protein sequence MLPTTRAEQLAQSIDLVVDAVRGAPVDQYHNPTPCSAWTVKDLVNHIAMMLLMTRDAGTRTASDPGLLTANPVPLLAGRPESEWTLLLAGRAEPAAEAWSEPAAWEGEAGLGGPPMPATALGGILIAEFTVHAWDTAAATGQRRIIPAALAEATFATYWREAPRMRSLGLLGDEIPQDTDAPVLDRALALTGRNPRWTPTAH, from the coding sequence ATGCTGCCGACGACGAGGGCGGAACAGTTGGCACAGAGCATCGATCTGGTCGTGGACGCCGTACGCGGTGCACCGGTCGACCAGTATCACAACCCGACGCCGTGTTCGGCGTGGACGGTGAAAGACCTCGTCAATCACATCGCCATGATGCTGCTGATGACGAGAGACGCGGGCACCCGCACTGCATCGGATCCGGGCCTGCTGACCGCGAACCCGGTGCCCCTCCTCGCCGGGCGACCGGAGTCCGAGTGGACGTTGCTCCTGGCCGGCAGAGCGGAACCGGCGGCCGAGGCCTGGTCCGAGCCGGCAGCGTGGGAGGGCGAGGCCGGTCTCGGCGGACCGCCCATGCCCGCGACCGCGCTCGGCGGGATCCTGATCGCCGAATTCACCGTCCACGCCTGGGACACGGCAGCAGCCACCGGACAACGGCGCATCATTCCGGCGGCCTTGGCCGAAGCCACGTTCGCGACATACTGGCGTGAGGCACCCCGCATGCGCAGTCTCGGCCTTCTGGGTGACGAAATACCCCAAGACACAGACGCACCCGTGCTCGACCGCGCACTGGCCCTCACTGGCAGAAACCCCCGATGGACACCTACGGCGCATTAG
- a CDS encoding winged helix-turn-helix domain-containing protein yields the protein MARRLRVSRKSAYQWHQMWKEAGAAALVSRGPGGQRNKLSPYCLNKLAEYLDQGPAAHGWVEDQTWTAARVATLIGQKFHVSYRVSGATRLMHRLGFSPQMPVRRVAERDEQAVERGRRRPGRR from the coding sequence GTGGCTCGGCGGCTGCGGGTGAGCCGGAAGTCGGCCTACCAGTGGCACCAGATGTGGAAGGAAGCAGGGGCGGCGGCGCTGGTCTCCCGCGGGCCCGGCGGGCAGCGCAACAAGCTCTCGCCGTACTGCCTGAACAAGCTGGCCGAGTACCTCGACCAGGGCCCGGCCGCGCACGGCTGGGTGGAGGACCAAACGTGGACCGCTGCCCGGGTGGCCACGCTGATCGGCCAGAAGTTCCACGTCTCCTACAGAGTCTCCGGGGCCACCCGCCTCATGCACCGCCTCGGGTTCAGCCCGCAGATGCCGGTACGGCGGGTGGCCGAGCGCGACGAGCAGGCCGTGGAGCGTGGAAGGAGGCGACCTGGGCGGAGGTAA
- a CDS encoding GNAT family N-acetyltransferase, which yields MIKIRTASSDDAPVLASLNGIVHELHAGHRPDLFIGSPEQDVLEAFFLDRLTDPAVTAFVAESSDGRTLGYAQARVVSWDSSALVRSDLVILLDQIAVVPDASGMGVGSALLEAVREVGREAGCRRLVTEVWDFNEGARAFYDTAGFRRMNVRLDQLL from the coding sequence GTGATCAAGATACGAACTGCCTCCTCCGACGATGCTCCCGTGCTTGCAAGCCTGAACGGCATCGTTCATGAGTTGCATGCGGGACACCGTCCTGACTTGTTCATCGGCTCGCCCGAGCAGGACGTCCTTGAGGCGTTCTTCCTGGACCGGCTGACCGACCCCGCAGTCACCGCCTTCGTCGCCGAGAGCTCAGACGGCAGAACTCTTGGGTACGCCCAGGCTCGAGTCGTCAGCTGGGATTCCAGTGCACTGGTCCGGTCGGACCTGGTCATTCTTCTTGACCAGATCGCGGTAGTCCCTGATGCCAGCGGCATGGGCGTCGGCTCGGCGCTGCTCGAAGCAGTGCGTGAAGTGGGACGCGAGGCAGGGTGTCGGCGCCTGGTCACAGAAGTCTGGGACTTCAATGAAGGCGCTCGTGCGTTCTACGACACCGCTGGTTTTCGGCGCATGAATGTGCGACTGGATCAGTTGCTCTGA
- a CDS encoding ricin-type beta-trefoil lectin domain protein, which produces MSTAAVLAWGLSPTTANAASAYVHFKNKATGRCLDYRADYGPYATDCNGSGYQTWLINNEAFQLSAMRQNAGDRLCLVARNGAATMKPCLSSDPAALWVLAPTTVEFQLVNNVTKTCLGEGADAKHLVKLVPCSGGNSQQWEMQTT; this is translated from the coding sequence GTGAGCACGGCCGCTGTGCTGGCGTGGGGCCTGAGTCCGACGACGGCGAACGCGGCATCGGCCTACGTGCACTTCAAGAACAAGGCCACGGGCCGCTGCCTGGACTACCGAGCCGACTACGGGCCCTACGCGACCGACTGCAACGGCAGCGGCTACCAAACCTGGCTAATCAACAACGAAGCCTTCCAGCTCTCCGCCATGCGGCAGAACGCGGGCGACCGACTCTGCTTGGTGGCCCGCAACGGTGCGGCCACGATGAAGCCGTGCCTGTCCAGCGACCCGGCAGCCCTGTGGGTCCTGGCCCCCACGACCGTCGAGTTCCAGCTGGTCAACAACGTGACCAAAACCTGTCTCGGCGAAGGGGCGGACGCCAAGCACCTCGTCAAACTCGTCCCGTGCTCAGGCGGCAACTCCCAGCAGTGGGAGATGCAGACCACCTGA
- a CDS encoding DUF6300 family protein, producing the protein MASNVTDAGGSLDEVRALLGQKHPGSPRPYLHPATARLRAAVDQGGTVSGFRESVLCRVCDRDDSAAAPLIALCEEDGSFPADKLDVFGPLAEVWVEDRRNTAVDEGLLNEQERLWRNGEL; encoded by the coding sequence ATGGCCAGCAACGTCACAGACGCCGGTGGGTCCCTGGACGAGGTGCGGGCGCTGCTGGGTCAGAAGCACCCCGGCTCTCCCCGCCCGTATCTGCATCCTGCCACGGCCCGGTTGCGTGCGGCCGTTGACCAGGGCGGCACCGTCAGCGGCTTCAGAGAGTCCGTGCTGTGTCGAGTCTGCGATCGCGATGACTCGGCCGCCGCGCCGCTGATCGCCCTCTGTGAAGAGGATGGTTCCTTCCCTGCCGACAAACTCGATGTCTTCGGGCCACTTGCCGAGGTATGGGTTGAAGACCGCCGGAACACCGCCGTCGACGAGGGACTCCTCAACGAGCAGGAGCGGCTGTGGCGAAACGGTGAGCTCTAG
- a CDS encoding fic family toxin-antitoxin system, toxin component — protein sequence MTLNEPLQPLEVAFLLHAAQLLPGDPQVDDYGPLYAAVARVIARAMERDVYGSLYLKAAALLQTLVKLPCLEHSNEAFAWHSAEAYLTLNGCLLDYLPKEAVSLVAEAASGTMGVGLIGRQLRAWSVL from the coding sequence GTGACGCTGAACGAACCGCTCCAGCCTCTTGAGGTGGCGTTCTTGCTGCATGCCGCACAATTGCTGCCTGGTGATCCGCAGGTTGACGACTACGGGCCGCTCTACGCAGCAGTCGCCCGGGTCATTGCCCGAGCCATGGAGCGTGATGTCTACGGCTCGCTGTATCTCAAGGCGGCCGCGCTGCTCCAGACGCTGGTGAAATTGCCGTGTCTGGAGCACTCCAACGAGGCCTTCGCCTGGCATTCCGCAGAGGCTTACCTGACCCTGAATGGGTGTCTCCTCGACTACCTGCCCAAAGAGGCGGTCTCTCTGGTAGCAGAGGCCGCCTCCGGGACCATGGGCGTCGGGCTGATTGGTCGCCAGTTGCGGGCGTGGAGTGTTCTCTGA
- a CDS encoding general stress protein codes for MAENQSDRADKKNLADMTPEERRAAAARRGDTAQEKGAAQHFSSEEARAAGHKGGSASQAKRPQR; via the coding sequence ATGGCCGAGAACCAGAGCGACCGCGCGGACAAGAAGAACCTTGCGGACATGACCCCCGAAGAGCGGCGCGCTGCCGCCGCGCGCAGGGGCGACACGGCCCAGGAGAAGGGCGCAGCCCAGCACTTCAGCAGTGAAGAGGCCCGCGCAGCCGGTCACAAGGGCGGTAGCGCAAGCCAGGCGAAGCGCCCCCAGCGCTGA